The following coding sequences lie in one Flavobacterium sediminis genomic window:
- a CDS encoding lipoprotein N-acyltransferase Lnb domain-containing protein, translating into MIRKLVLLVTLLTFTTLFSQNIILSKDAKVSILNCGTGNESYSLYGHTAIRIYDRVNFLDLVFNYGAFDFSTPNFALKFIKGDLQYFVTTDSYNEFEYSYRAEQRSIYEQELNSLTIAQKQALFDKLWQSLHSDERFYTYKFIDRNCTTMVIDKVNDVLGSKIITSVKPITQTYREVLYPYLENHFFEKLGINIIFGTKVDQSAEKLFLPLDFIKSLDQAQYNGKPLTKPMATVYEAPNNNFTGSVFNSIYTVIFLLLLIVLIPKKWLTLSYFFILGLLGIFFCLVGFYSDHQEVLWNYNALLFNPLYLLLFFFSVTHKTKQRILTSKVLIAMLLGYLVYMLNKIHLGIVLPFIITHFILLAKIALSQKRSGNLFFFTIRKNNG; encoded by the coding sequence ATGATAAGAAAATTAGTCCTACTGGTTACATTATTAACTTTTACTACGCTATTTTCACAAAATATCATCTTATCCAAAGATGCTAAAGTCAGTATTCTCAATTGCGGTACCGGAAATGAATCGTATTCTCTTTACGGTCATACTGCCATCCGGATCTATGATAGAGTCAACTTTTTAGACCTTGTTTTTAACTATGGGGCATTTGATTTTTCTACTCCTAATTTTGCCTTAAAGTTTATCAAAGGGGATCTCCAGTATTTTGTCACTACTGACTCATATAATGAATTTGAATACAGCTACAGAGCAGAGCAACGTTCTATTTACGAACAGGAATTAAATAGTTTGACTATAGCACAAAAACAAGCTTTATTTGATAAATTATGGCAGTCACTCCATTCGGATGAACGCTTTTATACATATAAATTTATTGACCGCAACTGTACGACAATGGTAATTGACAAAGTCAATGATGTTTTAGGAAGCAAAATTATCACAAGTGTAAAACCCATTACTCAAACTTACAGAGAGGTTTTATATCCTTATTTAGAAAATCATTTCTTTGAAAAATTAGGGATCAATATCATTTTCGGTACTAAAGTAGACCAATCGGCAGAAAAGCTGTTTCTTCCGTTAGATTTTATAAAATCTTTAGATCAGGCGCAATACAACGGAAAACCACTGACAAAACCCATGGCAACAGTTTATGAAGCGCCAAACAACAACTTTACGGGATCTGTTTTTAACAGTATTTATACCGTCATATTTTTATTGCTTTTAATTGTTCTGATTCCGAAAAAATGGCTAACGCTCTCTTATTTCTTTATTTTAGGATTGTTAGGCATATTCTTTTGTTTGGTAGGGTTTTATTCTGATCATCAGGAAGTTTTATGGAATTACAATGCATTGCTTTTCAATCCGCTTTATTTACTTCTATTCTTTTTTTCCGTTACACATAAAACGAAACAACGCATCTTAACCTCCAAAGTATTGATTGCAATGCTTTTAGGCTATTTGGTTTACATGCTAAACAAAATTCATTTAGGTATTGTACTGCCGTTTATTATTACTCATTTTATTTTGTTAGCAAAAATA
- a CDS encoding MerR family transcriptional regulator, producing MKDLENLSGIKAHTIRIWEKRYEIFTPDRNENNVRSYTSEELQKLLNIAFLNRFGYKISKIAQLNESQLVQLVQQTYSQKTSATLALSEFKLAMFNFDTELFHKAYNQLKEVKNFDAIFFDVFIPLLDEIGLLWQTATLKPVHEHFISSLVKQKLFFEMENLYLKVKDVKEDRLFVLFLPLNEIHELGLLFLQYQLLKRDYRVVFLGESVPVEDLQFMVDIHPNLVFVSYFTVQPSASEIDNYLSQFSDLVLKETSHELWVLGQQTQYISKLNTGIQQFMSIQELLHQV from the coding sequence GTGAAAGATTTAGAAAATCTTTCTGGAATAAAAGCGCACACCATTAGAATTTGGGAAAAACGCTATGAGATCTTTACGCCGGATAGAAACGAGAACAATGTTCGTTCTTATACTTCCGAAGAGCTTCAGAAATTACTCAATATTGCTTTTTTAAACCGTTTCGGATATAAGATATCCAAGATCGCACAATTGAATGAATCACAATTGGTTCAGTTAGTGCAGCAAACGTATTCGCAAAAAACCAGTGCTACTTTAGCCTTATCAGAGTTCAAACTGGCTATGTTCAATTTTGATACGGAATTATTCCACAAAGCGTATAATCAGTTGAAAGAGGTTAAAAATTTTGATGCTATTTTCTTTGATGTTTTTATCCCCTTGTTAGACGAAATAGGCTTGTTATGGCAAACAGCGACCTTAAAACCGGTCCATGAACACTTTATCAGTTCGTTAGTAAAGCAAAAATTGTTCTTTGAAATGGAAAACCTTTACCTTAAAGTGAAGGATGTAAAAGAGGATCGATTGTTTGTCTTATTTTTACCTTTGAATGAGATCCATGAACTAGGATTATTATTTCTGCAATATCAATTGCTGAAAAGAGACTATAGAGTTGTCTTCTTAGGCGAAAGTGTTCCTGTTGAAGATTTGCAGTTCATGGTTGATATTCATCCGAATCTTGTCTTTGTATCTTATTTTACGGTACAACCTTCTGCTTCAGAAATAGACAATTACCTGTCGCAATTCTCCGATTTAGTATTAAAAGAAACATCCCATGAGCTTTGGGTGTTAGGGCAACAAACACAGTATATTTCTAAACTAAATACTGGAATACAACAATTTATGAGTATTCAGGAATTGTTGCACCAAGTGTAA
- a CDS encoding glycoside hydrolase family 25 protein — protein sequence MTKRNYTSSRNYKPKTQKKAKGLGFYLFVVVVFLTVSAFGFYFRDGFLYYLGFRAKKSELSHEDRKIADIRIYEVLSSHTNHEFGFDVSEYQEDIDWQNIQVLEDTFQLSFAFIRATAGQDKVDLKFRRNWKKSKENGFLRGAYHYYRPNENSIKQAENFIKTVKLEKGDLPPVLDIEKLPKTQSLERLKLGLKRWLTKVEQHYKVKPIIYTGESYYNDFLKKEFSDYPFWIANYNFWRKNPDEHWLIWQFTEKAKIEGIDGTVDVNVFNGDVVKLMSYTQP from the coding sequence ATGACGAAAAGAAATTATACGTCTTCACGAAATTACAAGCCAAAGACACAAAAAAAGGCTAAAGGATTAGGCTTCTATTTATTTGTAGTCGTTGTTTTTTTAACGGTTTCTGCTTTCGGGTTCTATTTTCGTGACGGATTTTTATATTATTTAGGATTCAGGGCTAAAAAAAGTGAACTTTCACATGAAGACAGAAAGATCGCCGACATCAGAATTTATGAAGTATTGAGTTCTCATACGAATCATGAATTCGGGTTTGATGTTTCAGAATACCAAGAAGACATTGATTGGCAGAATATTCAGGTACTGGAAGATACTTTTCAGCTTTCCTTTGCTTTTATTAGGGCTACAGCCGGACAGGATAAAGTGGATCTGAAATTTCGACGGAATTGGAAAAAGTCAAAAGAAAACGGTTTTTTACGAGGGGCCTATCATTATTATCGACCTAATGAGAACTCTATAAAACAGGCTGAGAATTTTATCAAAACCGTCAAATTAGAGAAAGGCGATCTGCCACCGGTTCTAGATATTGAAAAATTACCTAAAACACAGTCTTTAGAAAGGTTAAAACTGGGGTTGAAACGTTGGTTGACCAAAGTAGAGCAACATTACAAAGTTAAACCGATCATTTATACCGGTGAGAGTTACTACAACGACTTTTTGAAAAAAGAATTCTCAGATTACCCTTTCTGGATTGCTAATTACAACTTTTGGCGGAAGAATCCGGATGAGCATTGGCTGATCTGGCAATTCACAGAAAAAGCAAAGATCGAAGGTATTGACGGAACGGTAGATGTGAATGTTTTTAATGGGGATGTGGTTAAATTAATGAGCTACACGCAACCTTAA
- a CDS encoding phytoene desaturase family protein, with product MKTKVSIIGSGFSSLAASCYLAKAGFEVVVFEKNKSLGGRARRLSRDGFHFDMGPTWYWMPDVFEKFFNDFGMSTHDYYELNRLSPAYKVYFKNKESITIADHLETIIAVFEQEERGSGEKLRHFIAQAQKNYHIAINEMVYKPGDSVLELVSWETMIRVHQFFKTISQKVRSEFKSEKLQQILEFPVLFLGAKPSDTPLFYNFMNYADFGLGTWHPSKGMYTVVEAMVTLAQSLGVHFVCEAEVNRIVLEGKKAKGLEVNGEFIASDVVLSGADYHHTEQLLPQQFRMYDEKYWQSRVFAPSSLLFYVGFSQKISNVEHHTLFFDEPFEPHAVEIYDTPAWPKKPLYYASFPSKTDPFFAPEGKEAATFLIPVAPGLEDSPEIRAHYFEMLMNRLEQTTGQELKDSVLFYESFGIQDFVQDYHSYKGNAYGLANILFQTAFLRPKIKSKKVQNLFFTGQLTVPGPGVPPSLISGKIASEKIRKEFGL from the coding sequence TTGAAAACTAAAGTAAGTATAATTGGTTCCGGATTTTCCTCTCTGGCGGCTAGTTGTTATTTGGCTAAAGCCGGATTTGAAGTGGTGGTTTTTGAGAAAAACAAAAGCTTAGGAGGTCGTGCACGCCGATTATCCCGAGATGGTTTTCATTTTGATATGGGGCCAACTTGGTACTGGATGCCTGATGTTTTTGAAAAATTCTTTAATGATTTTGGAATGTCAACTCATGATTACTATGAGCTCAACCGTTTGTCTCCGGCTTATAAAGTTTACTTTAAGAATAAAGAAAGTATCACCATAGCAGATCATTTAGAGACTATTATTGCTGTTTTTGAACAAGAAGAAAGAGGAAGCGGTGAAAAATTAAGACATTTTATAGCGCAAGCCCAAAAGAACTATCACATTGCTATAAATGAAATGGTCTATAAACCGGGAGATTCTGTTTTAGAATTAGTAAGTTGGGAAACCATGATCAGAGTTCATCAGTTCTTTAAAACGATCAGTCAGAAAGTACGAAGTGAATTCAAAAGCGAAAAATTACAGCAGATACTCGAATTTCCGGTTTTATTTCTGGGAGCCAAACCATCTGATACGCCTTTGTTTTATAATTTTATGAACTATGCTGATTTTGGTTTGGGAACCTGGCATCCTTCAAAAGGGATGTATACCGTTGTAGAAGCAATGGTCACATTGGCACAATCTTTAGGCGTTCATTTTGTTTGTGAAGCTGAAGTAAATAGGATTGTACTGGAAGGGAAAAAGGCAAAAGGACTGGAAGTAAACGGAGAATTCATTGCATCCGATGTGGTATTAAGCGGGGCAGATTACCATCATACTGAACAGTTATTGCCGCAACAATTTAGAATGTATGACGAAAAATATTGGCAATCGAGAGTTTTCGCCCCTTCATCATTGTTATTTTATGTAGGCTTCAGTCAAAAGATCAGTAATGTAGAACATCATACGCTATTCTTTGATGAGCCTTTTGAACCACATGCTGTAGAAATTTACGATACACCGGCTTGGCCTAAAAAGCCTTTGTATTATGCTAGCTTTCCCTCAAAAACAGATCCCTTTTTTGCTCCCGAAGGAAAAGAAGCAGCTACATTTTTGATCCCTGTTGCACCGGGCTTAGAAGATTCTCCGGAGATCAGAGCACATTATTTTGAAATGCTAATGAACCGTTTAGAGCAAACCACCGGACAGGAACTTAAAGATTCTGTTTTGTTTTATGAATCATTCGGAATACAGGATTTTGTTCAAGATTATCATTCTTATAAAGGGAATGCCTACGGTTTAGCCAATATTTTGTTTCAAACCGCATTTTTAAGACCTAAAATAAAGAGTAAAAAAGTTCAGAATTTATTTTTTACGGGACAATTAACTGTTCCCGGACCGGGTGTTCCCCCCTCATTGATATCGGGAAAAATTGCAAGTGAAAAAATCAGAAAAGAATTTGGGTTATGA
- a CDS encoding putative type IX sorting system protein PorV2 yields MKRILLFCILALYTLTGVGQSVRKYSNEFLSIGVDAAALGMSNAVTAQSADVNSGYWNPAGLMNIEDKQLALMHANYFANIAKYDYAAFAMPIDPYSAVGISLIRFGVDDIMDTTQLIDSQGNIDYNRISLFSTADYALTVSYARSSPIDYLNYGINAKVIHRVIGDFASSWGFGFDLGLQYISDDEDWKFGLMLRDITTTYNTWTINEEKYNDIKDAVPGENQELPETSEVTLPKAQLGIAKKYIIRYDYSITGAANLNMEFARTNDIISTNVASIAPAVGFEAGYLDLIFLRGGVGNFQKITQIDNSTKLSFQPNFGVGFKYKGIEIDYALTDLGNQSDALYSNIFSVKIDFGYFR; encoded by the coding sequence TTGAAAAGGATTTTACTCTTCTGTATACTTGCCTTATATACATTAACCGGTGTAGGTCAATCCGTTCGAAAATATTCCAACGAATTTCTAAGCATCGGTGTTGATGCTGCTGCTTTAGGTATGAGCAATGCCGTAACAGCTCAAAGTGCTGATGTAAACTCGGGGTATTGGAATCCAGCGGGATTGATGAACATAGAAGATAAACAGTTAGCATTAATGCATGCAAATTATTTTGCGAACATTGCCAAATACGACTATGCTGCCTTTGCGATGCCGATTGACCCGTACAGTGCTGTGGGTATTTCATTGATCCGTTTCGGAGTTGACGATATTATGGACACTACGCAGTTAATCGATAGTCAGGGAAATATTGACTACAATAGAATTTCTCTTTTTTCTACTGCTGATTATGCTTTAACAGTTTCCTATGCCAGAAGTTCTCCTATCGACTATTTGAATTATGGTATCAATGCTAAAGTGATTCACAGGGTCATAGGTGACTTCGCTTCCTCTTGGGGATTCGGTTTTGACCTTGGATTGCAATATATATCTGATGATGAAGACTGGAAATTCGGCTTAATGCTTCGGGATATTACCACAACGTATAATACCTGGACCATAAATGAGGAAAAATATAATGACATTAAAGATGCTGTTCCGGGTGAAAATCAGGAATTACCGGAAACCAGTGAGGTTACACTACCAAAAGCTCAACTGGGAATTGCGAAGAAATATATTATACGGTATGACTATAGTATTACCGGTGCAGCCAACCTGAACATGGAGTTTGCCAGAACAAATGACATCATTTCGACCAATGTTGCCAGTATTGCTCCGGCAGTCGGCTTTGAAGCCGGATATCTGGATCTGATCTTTTTAAGAGGCGGAGTCGGTAATTTTCAAAAGATCACACAAATAGACAATTCAACAAAACTAAGTTTTCAACCGAATTTCGGAGTTGGTTTTAAATACAAAGGAATTGAAATTGATTATGCATTAACTGACTTAGGAAATCAAAGTGATGCCTTGTATTCTAATATTTTCTCTGTAAAGATCGATTTCGGATATTTCAGATAA
- a CDS encoding phytoene/squalene synthase family protein — translation MKALFDVASLECSKKITNTYSTSFSLAIKMLAPEIRDDIYAIYGFVRCADEIVDSFEGYEQELLLNEFEAEYEKTLERKISLNPVLNAFQSVVHQYDLKDLVVPFLESMRMDLTKKEYTSIAEYEDYIYGSADVVGLMCLKVFVKGDEQRYEALKTSAMKLGSAFQKVNFLRDLKYDYENLGRVYFPGVDFNALTEANKKKIVAEINADFEVAYKGILQLPVEAKFGVYTAFRYYKSLLKKIGQTQPNEFLRKRIRVSDPLKLLILGKSYLRYQLNLIV, via the coding sequence ATGAAAGCATTGTTTGACGTAGCATCTTTGGAATGCAGTAAAAAAATAACGAATACTTACAGTACTTCGTTTTCTTTAGCTATTAAAATGTTAGCGCCCGAGATACGGGATGATATTTATGCTATTTATGGTTTTGTGCGTTGTGCAGATGAAATTGTTGATTCGTTTGAAGGCTATGAACAGGAATTGCTTTTAAACGAATTTGAAGCCGAATATGAAAAAACTTTAGAGCGAAAGATCAGTCTGAATCCGGTATTGAATGCTTTTCAGAGCGTGGTTCATCAGTACGATTTGAAAGATTTGGTAGTACCGTTCTTAGAGAGTATGCGAATGGACTTGACGAAGAAAGAATATACTTCAATAGCCGAGTATGAAGACTACATTTACGGTTCAGCAGATGTGGTGGGCTTAATGTGTTTGAAAGTTTTTGTAAAAGGAGACGAGCAAAGATATGAGGCTTTAAAGACAAGTGCTATGAAATTAGGTTCGGCTTTTCAAAAAGTTAATTTTCTTCGCGATTTGAAATACGATTATGAAAATTTAGGAAGAGTTTACTTTCCGGGAGTTGATTTTAATGCGTTGACAGAAGCAAATAAAAAGAAAATCGTCGCGGAGATCAATGCCGACTTTGAGGTGGCGTACAAAGGTATTTTGCAATTGCCGGTTGAAGCTAAGTTCGGAGTCTATACCGCTTTTCGTTATTATAAAAGTTTGTTGAAAAAGATAGGGCAAACCCAACCGAATGAGTTTTTGAGAAAACGAATCCGAGTATCAGACCCTTTGAAATTATTGATTTTAGGAAAATCATATTTGCGTTACCAATTGAATTTAATTGTATGA
- a CDS encoding CDP-alcohol phosphatidyltransferase family protein: protein MSIKKHIPNTFTLLNLLSGLLAIVEIFNGYYDHAFYFVCLGIFFDYWDGFAARKLNVSSELGLQLDSLADMVTSGVVPGLMMFKLFEFIQAEAPDYMLTDDTYYMGFVPYLGFLITLASAYRLANFNIDERQTENFIGLPTPANALLIMSIPMIQYADYYQWLTDLLYNPYVLLGITLVSTYLLNAEIVLFSLKIKEFSWKKSKLQIGFVLFSIVLLVFFQVVALPLIILSYILISIVVNVAKAK, encoded by the coding sequence ATGTCTATTAAAAAACATATTCCCAATACTTTTACGCTGTTAAATTTATTAAGCGGCCTTTTAGCCATTGTTGAAATCTTCAACGGATATTACGATCATGCTTTCTATTTTGTATGTCTGGGAATCTTTTTTGACTATTGGGACGGTTTTGCCGCGAGAAAACTGAATGTTTCCAGTGAATTGGGATTGCAACTCGATTCTTTAGCAGATATGGTAACCAGTGGTGTTGTTCCCGGACTTATGATGTTTAAGTTGTTTGAATTTATACAGGCTGAAGCACCGGATTATATGTTGACTGATGATACTTACTATATGGGATTTGTTCCTTATTTAGGTTTTTTGATAACATTAGCTTCCGCTTACCGATTGGCTAATTTTAATATTGACGAACGTCAGACGGAGAACTTTATCGGGTTGCCTACACCGGCCAATGCACTTTTGATCATGAGTATTCCGATGATTCAGTATGCTGATTATTATCAGTGGTTAACCGATTTATTATACAATCCTTATGTCCTGTTAGGAATTACTTTAGTTAGTACTTATTTATTGAATGCTGAAATTGTATTATTCTCTTTGAAAATAAAAGAATTCAGTTGGAAAAAAAGTAAATTGCAGATCGGTTTTGTGTTATTTTCCATCGTTTTATTAGTGTTTTTCCAAGTAGTAGCACTACCGCTTATCATTCTTTCTTATATCTTAATTTCGATTGTTGTTAATGTGGCTAAAGCAAAGTAA